From the Solanum stenotomum isolate F172 chromosome 4, ASM1918654v1, whole genome shotgun sequence genome, one window contains:
- the LOC125863127 gene encoding 3beta-hydroxysteroid-dehydrogenase/decarboxylase, with product MAIVEEGKEFETCVVFGGRGFIGKPLVDRLLRLGNWIVRIADSFPSIQLEPSESLLSHALSSGRASYLHVDVRHKPNIITAIDGASVVFYMDARDSYTHDFYISYTIIVQGAKNIISACQECKVKRLLYNSSADVVLNSWQDIHGGDESLPYSSKFVNMVTDLKAQAEALVLVANDADGLLTCALRPSYVFGPGDNYLSSLLVGVAKSGWGKFIIGLGDNMTDFTYVENVAYAHICAEKALSSRGSHVCGKAFFITNLKPMKFKDFVSLVFQRLGYQRSIIKIPAMATQYITLIIKWISSRMSNWSTENVPVFDIIELALCHRRFNCSAAQKYIGYSPVVSLEEGVALTAKSSHLTRESSFSSYSDTDEESKVHKLLGGGKVAEILLWRDEQRTFTCFLLLVFIHYWFFLAGRSFLSSLSQLLLMIAVALWGYSILPPTIYGISVPRISWSFFEISEVDMRNCFYNVAYMWNRVSHLARLLAQGEDWHIFLKAAIPLYVLKLVISDCLTFALGIALALAFTSFLIYEQYEDEIDSTANVIFSISKVAFTLLMRKLPLPPALLHSDSEIQSSRLNIKQ from the exons ATGGCGATTGTGGAGGAAGGTAAGGAGTTTGAGACGTGCGTTGTGTTCGGTGGTCGAGGATTCATCGGGAAACCGCTTGTCGATAGGCTTCTTCGACTCGGCAATTGGATTGTACGAATCGCCGATTCTTTCCCCTCTATTCAACTTGAACCCTCCGAGTCCCTCCTTTCCCATGCCCTTTCTTCTGGACGCGCTTCATATCTCCATGTCGATGTTCGTCATAAACCCAATATTATTACAG CTATTGATGGTGCATCAGTTGTATTTTACATGGATGCTAGGGATTCATACACTCATGATTTCTATATTAGCTACACAATTATTGTTCAAG GTGCCAAGAATATCATTTCTGCCTGTCAAGAGTGTAAAGTCAAAAGGCTATTATACAACAGTTCTGCCGATGTAGTTTTGAACAGCTGGCAGGATATACATGGTGGGGATGAGTCCTTACCATATTCCAGTAAA TTTGTGAACATGGTAACTGATCTTAAGGCTCAAGCAGAGGCTCTAGTTTTAGTTGCAAATGATGCTGATGGCCTTCTTACTTGTGCACTTCGTCCCAGCTATGTTTTTGGACCTGGAGACAATTATCTCTCTTCTTTGCTGGTCGGTGTTGCAAAATCTGGCTGGGGCAAG TTTATTATAGGACTTGGTGACAATATGACTGACTTCACCTATGTGGAGAATGTTGCCTATGCGCATATATGTGCAGAAAAAGCTCTAAGCTCTAGGGGGAGTCATGTATGTGGCAAG GCCTTTTTCATCACTAATCTCAAGCCGATGAAGTTCAAGGATTTTGTATCTCTTGTATTTCAGAGATTGGGATATCAAAG GTCGATTATCAAGATTCCTGCTATGGCTACCCAATATATTACTTTGATCATAAAATGGATCAGTTCAAGGATGAGCAACTGGAGTACTGAGAATGTGCCAGtttttgatattattgaattagCATTGTGCCATAGGAGATTTAATTGCTCGGCAGCTCAGAAATACATTGGATATTCTCCAGTTGTTTCGCTTGAA GAAGGAGTTGCACTAACGGCCAAGTCCTCTCATTTAACCAGAGAGTCATCTTTCTCAAGCTATAGCGACACCGATGAGGAGTCAAAAGTGCATAAACTTCTAGGAGGTGGAAAAG TTGCAGAAATTTTATTGTGGAGAGATGAGCAGAGAACATTTACTTGTTTCCTTTTGCTGGTTTTCATCCATTACTGGTTCTTCCTGGCCGGGAGGAGTTTTCTTTCATCTCTTTCCCAGCTTCTACTGATGATTGCTGTTGCTCTCTGGGGATACAGCATTCTTCCACCAACAAT ATATGGGATTTCAGTTCCCAGAATATCATGGTCCTTCTTTGAGATCTCTGAAGTGGATATGAGAAATTGCTTTTACAACGTAGCATATATGTGGAACAGAGTGAGTCATTTAGCAAGGTTACTTGCCCAAGGAGAGGATTGGCATATATTTCTGAAG GCTGCAATACCCCTATATGTTTTGAAGTTGGTTATTTCGGATTGCTTGACTTTTGCACTTGGTATAG CGCTAGCACTGGCATTCACTTCATTCCTCATTTATGAGCAGTATGAGGATGAAATTGATAGTACAGCAAATGTAATATTCAGCATATCAAAAGTTGCCTTTACCCTGCTGATGAGGAAGTTACCCTTGCCTCCGGCATTGCTCCATTCTGATTCAGAAATCCAATCTTCTAGATTGAATATCAAGCAATGA